A genomic segment from Nicotiana sylvestris chromosome 1, ASM39365v2, whole genome shotgun sequence encodes:
- the LOC138872588 gene encoding uncharacterized mitochondrial protein AtMg00240-like translates to MVVFLTVVYLLPLDPNEKLRAKEGASLPRKLVGKLNFLTNTRLDLAFSVQNLSQFMQEHREPHLKVVFHSLRYLKSDPTLGIFLSNDSDCSLKGYCDSNWATCADSRRSVTGYIVLLGNSPICWKSKKQEIVSLSIDPCEKLLVN, encoded by the coding sequence ATGGTTGTCTTTCTTACAGTAGTCTATCTACTCCCCCTTGATCCAAATGAAAAGCTAAGAGCCAAGGAAGGAGCATCATTGCCAAGGAAATTGGTAGGAAAATTAAATTTCCTCACTAATACTAGACTGGACTTAGCCTTTAGTGTACAAAACCTTAGCCAGTTCATGCAAGAACACAGGGAGCCACATTTGAAAGTAGTTTTCCACTCACTTAGGTACCTAAAGAGTGATCCAACTCTGGGAATTTTTCTATCTAATGATTCTGATTGCAGCTTGAAGGGTTATTGTGACTCAAACTGGGCTACTTGTGCAGATTCTAGAAGGTCAGTCACTGGATACATAGTCCTACTGGGCAATAGTCCAATATGTTGGAAGTCTAAGAAACAAGAAATAGTGTCCCTATCAATAGATCCTTGTGAAAAGTTGTTGGTGAACTAA